ACGTACCAGCTTCGTCTTCTGCCTCAAGTCTTAGGAAGAACTTAGAGAATACTTCATTGCTTGATTTCAAGCTTTTATCAAATTGTGGGTTAACAGATGATTTACCTGTTACGCCTAATCGAATATTCTTCACCACGTCCATTAGGTCTGAAACAACAGCAGTTGCTGTTGGTAACTGACCTGCACCAGGACCATAAAACATCGTTTCTCCAACTGCATCACCGTACACGTACACTGCATTGTATTCATCCTTAATGGATGCTAATGGATGGCTATGTGGCACAAGTGTAGGTTGCACGCTCATTTCGATCTTACCTTCATTTCGAGCTGCAATACCTAATAGTTTCACAGTATAGCCTAGTTGCTCAGCATAGGATAAATCATCAAACGATATGCCTCTGATTCCTCTGACATCCACATCATCTAATTCAACCGGCATCGAGAAAGCAAGTGTGGATAATAAACTAACTTTTCGTGCAGCATCTAATCCATCAACATCAGAGGATGGATCGGCTTCTGCATATCCTAGATCTTGAGCTTCTTTTAAAACATCTTCAAACGTTCTGTCCTCTTCAATCATCTTAGTAAGAATATAGTTTGTTGTACCATTCACAATCCCCATGATTTTATTAATGCGGTCTGATGCAAGACCATCCGTTAAGGAACGAATAATAGGGATTCCTCCAGCTACACTTGCCTCATATCTA
The genomic region above belongs to Pontibacillus yanchengensis and contains:
- a CDS encoding homoserine dehydrogenase, which codes for MQQKINVGLCGFGTVGSGVVQILENHKEEIVHQVGCPIEVKRILVNDMNKKREGNIPSSLLTDQVDELVQDPEIDVIVEVMGGIEDTYKVLEKAIQNKKHIVTANKDMMAVYGSPLLQLANENQCDVRYEASVAGGIPIIRSLTDGLASDRINKIMGIVNGTTNYILTKMIEEDRTFEDVLKEAQDLGYAEADPSSDVDGLDAARKVSLLSTLAFSMPVELDDVDVRGIRGISFDDLSYAEQLGYTVKLLGIAARNEGKIEMSVQPTLVPHSHPLASIKDEYNAVYVYGDAVGETMFYGPGAGQLPTATAVVSDLMDVVKNIRLGVTGKSSVNPQFDKSLKSSNEVFSKFFLRLEAEDEAGTFLAITNVFARQNVSMDKILQMPKKDNSTAEIVLVTHQASREQIDVILHELEELDVIKGVHSYYRVEGEGEA